The following proteins are co-located in the Candida dubliniensis CD36 chromosome 3, complete sequence genome:
- a CDS encoding uncharacterized protein ymr244w homologue, putative (member of SUN gene family - see Pfam:PF03856) produces MYFLSFVISSLVASVVGNPIKKCTFPRNEDITSVGVNGWAMSPDEPCTPGKFCPFACPPGKLMNQWDPEAVSYTFPKSMNGGLYCNEDGTTSKPFIGRSLCIDGVGTVSVVNKASDVVAFCQTVLPGNEAMLIPTEIGDGNEQVLAVPGPGYWAGTAAHYYVNTPGVSTKDACVWGTSEKAIGNWSPYVAGMNQDSNGNTFVTIGYNPKYIDDFSGKIPDFGIRIVCDNPDECNGLDCEIDPRQGFNKATGPSSGNSLGADYCIVTAKNHAQARIEIFQ; encoded by the coding sequence atGTACTTTCTTTCATTTGTCATTTCATCATTGGTAGCTTCAGTCGTTGGCaatccaataaaaaagTGCACTTTTCCCCGAAACGAAGATATCACTAGTGTTGGGGTTAATGGGTGGGCAATGAGTCCAGATGAGCCATGCACACCAGGAAAATTTTGTCCCTTTGCCTGTCCTCCAGGAAAGTTAATGAACCAATGGGACCCTGAAGCTGTATCATATACCTTTCCCAAATCCATGAATGGAGGGTTGTATTGTAATGAAGACGGTACCACTTCAAAACCGTTTATTGGAAGATCCTTGTGTATCGATGGTGTGGGTACGGTGTCGGTTGTTAACAAAGCCAGCGACGTTGTTGCCTTTTGTCAAACAGTTTTGCCAGGAAATGAGGCAATGTTAATCCCTACAGAAATTGGAGACGGTAATGAACAAGTGCTTGCTGTACCCGGTCCTGGATATTGGGCAGGAACAGCAGCTCACTATTATGTTAATACACCCGGCGTTTCCACTAAAGATGCATGTGTATGGGGCACCTCAGAAAAAGCTATTGGAAACTGGTCTCCGTACGTTGCTGGTATGAACCAAGATAGTAATGGGAATACATTTGTAACGATTGGCTACAATCCCAAgtatattgatgatttttcaGGGAAAATACCTGACTTTGGAATTAGAATTGTTTGTGACAATCCAGACGAGTGCAATGGTTTAGATTGTGAGATTGATCCAAGACAAGGATTTAACAAGGCAACAGGTCCATCATCTGGAAACTCCCTTGGTGCTGATTATTGTATTGTTACAGCCAAGAATCATGCACAGGCAAGGATTGAAATTTTCCAATGA
- a CDS encoding 60S ribosomal protein L19 (Similar to S. cerevisiae RPL19B;~In S. cerevisiae: RPL19A and RPL19B are nearly identical;~spliced gene), translating to MVYIKNTNNVSFFRANLRTQKRLAASVIGVGMRKVWLDPNETTEIANANSRSAIRKLYKNGTIVKKPETVHSRSRARALKESKRAGRHMGYGKRKGTKDARMSSQVLWMRRLRVLRKLLAKYRDAGKIDKHLYHNLYKAAKGNTFKHKRSLVEHIIAAKAEALREKALKEEAEARRVRNRAARERRQHRLAEKKEALFAEATN from the exons atg GTATACATCAAGAATACTAAcaatgtttctttttttaggGCTAACTTGAGAACTCAAAAGAGACTTGCTGCTAGTGTCATTGGTGTTGGTATGAGAAAAGTTTGGTTGGACCCAAACGAAACCACTGAAATTGCCAACGCTAACTCCAGAAGTGCCATTAGAAAATTATACAAGAATGGTACTATTGTTAAGAAACCAGAAACTGTTCACTCTAGATCTAGAGCTAGAGCTTTGAAAGAATCCAAGAGAGCTGGTAGACACATGGGTTACggtaaaagaaaaggtACCAAAGACGCCAGAATGTCATCTCAAGTTTTATGGATGAGAAGATTAAGAGTCTTGAGAAAATTATTGGCTAAATACAGAGATGCTggtaaaattgataaacaCTTGTACCACAACTTGTACAAAGCTGCCAAAGGTAACACTTTTAAACACAAGAGATCTTTAGTTGAACACATTATTGCTGCTAAAGCTGAAGCTTTGCGTGAAAAGGCTCTTAAAGAAGAAGCTGAAGCTAGAAGAGTTAGAAACAGAGCTGCTAGAGAAAGAAGACAACACAGATTGGCTGAAAAGAAGGAAGCTTTATTTGCTGAAGCCACTAACTAA
- a CDS encoding WD repeat protein ybl104c homologue, putative, with protein sequence MTGTITRALNWDNVYEQQFIAVTPMGDEVLLYQTNHEDPGIESNSMLQLYSRSGFENIQCSSYSDINKGIVGVGSINGNISIFDIYSPNSSILNLRPKQNRPCNSVSFGNQNLVVAGFDKGRQDNSLQIWNIETYSSSGSNGSNLKRPLATYLPNEAILSTVFYPDQNSNIICGSYKFLREIDLRLDQPVFQMATKCTLGLQIDYFQNHLFQSFSEDGSLAIWDRRKLTSTKHRSTGTNNVITETPLLQFTKLLSDASSRKVQHPCVRYSTVRRGEFASVFNGDLIRRWQTDIVPENNDLQDTFKAKDSSTLQRLKQQAVQLYNPKEESVFVSLVLDTKTDYEKVVSFDYSPDIASHTSTNFVCMRQSGTVFRMPVVESIEALDFNPINEFSIAGPEGTVTNFLNKQFLEINQSTNAKEPGPRDKNSSSLAKLGDLTLNSNLKNRNTESATTSTVDDESLAQSNIAEDKRYSYDNVFEEDIPLNKFWDSSDIVGNDICVTIRKRAQMGYSVDCDKNVSILEELDVADSTLFLKNTWKWLALAKKSLDKKTMISEGIDLGYQGVLGIWKGIEELNKQKCTMTDELISDNWLSQAVKVIVSSKNKKISGITIPHDSERKAQRKLCLIVCGWYFTESEFEEKLQLLISLGYYEKAAGWAVFHGDVPKAISILSHAKTERLRLIATAVAGYLAYKNSHVNSPWKDQCRKMALELDDPYLRAIFAFIADDDWWDVLDESSLSLRERLGIALCFLSDKDLGVYLNRIADTVVNRGELEGLILTGITPRGIDLLQSYVDRTTDVQTASLIASFACPRYFVDARVTHWTDCYRNMLNSWGFFGVRAKFDVARTKLSKTFGGQTTIRAAPKQVYLQCNRCNKNISKVKSNPGNNQVLLKQQFNKFNSLNKFNDIINACPHCGAPLPRCSICLLSLGSELPLEPSDKIEIANNQSSNIVPRIENKFNSWFSFCLTCNHGSHAYHAEEWFSKHYVCPVPDCNCRCNSK encoded by the coding sequence ATGACAGGGACAATTACTCGTGCATTGAATTGGGATAATGTATATGAACAACAGTTTATTGCTGTCACGCCCATGGGTGATGAAGTTTTGTTGTATCAAACAAACCATGAAGACCCGGGTATAGAATCCAATTCTATGCTACAGTTATATAGTCGTTCtggatttgaaaatattcaatGTTCTTCATATTCTGATATAAACAAAGGtattgttggtgttggatCTATCAATGGTAATATTTCCATTTTTGACATATATTCACCAAACTCCTCGATTTTAAATTTGCGTCCGAAACAGAATCGACCTTGTAATTCTGTATCATTTGGTAACCAAAACTTAGTTGTAGCAGGTTTTGATAAAGGAAGACAAGATAATTCATTGCAGATATGGAATATTGAAACCTACTCTTCATCTGGTAGCAATGGTAGTAATTTGAAAAGACCATTAGCGACGTATCTACCGAATGAGGCAATTCTTTCAACTGTATTCTATCCTGatcaaaattcaaatattatttgtgGATCTTATAAATTCTTAAGAGAAATAGATTTGAGATTGGATCAACCAGTATTTCAAATGGCAACAAAATGTACTTTGGGAttacaaattgattattttcaGAACCATTTATTTCAATCATTTAGTGAAGATGGGTCATTAGCAATTTGGGATAGAAGAAAATTGACATCTACTAAACATAGATCTACGGGAACAAACAATGTTATTACTGAAACTCCATTACTACAATTTACTAAACTATTGAGTGATGCATCTTCAAGAAAAGTCCAGCATCCATGTGTGAGGTACTCTACGGTGAGAAGAGGTGAATTTGCTTCTGTCTTTAACGGTGATTTGATTAGAAGATGGCAAACCGATATAGTGCCAGAAAACAATGATCTACAGGACACTTTCAAAGCCAAGGATTCTTCTACCCTCCAAAGATTAAAACAACAGGCTGTGCAGTTGTACAATCCCAAAGAAGAGTCTGTATTTGTATCTTTGGTGCTTGACACCAAGACTGATTATGAAAAAGTGGTTTCCTTTGATTATTCGCCTGATATTGCGTCACATACATCGACTAATTTTGTTTGCATGCGACAGTCTGGTACTGTATTTCGGATGCCTGTTGTTGAATCGATTGAAGCGTTAGATTTTAATCCAATAAACGAGTTCTCGATTGCTGGTCCTGAAGGTACTGTGACAAActttttaaataaacaatttttggaGATCAACCAATCAACTAATGCAAAGGAACCTGGACCTCGTGACAAAAATAGTTCATCGCTTGCCAAACTTGGGGATTTGACTTTGAACagtaatttgaaaaaccGCAACACAGAATCTGCGACAACATCTACAGTAGATGATGAAAGTCTTGCTCAACTGAATATTGCTGAGGACAAGAGATACTCTTACGATAATGTATTTGAGGAAGATATTCctttgaataaattttgGGATTCGTCTGACATTGTGGGAAACGATATTTGTGTCACCATTAGGAAACGAGCACAAATGGGGTACAGTGTGGATTGTGACAAAAATGTTTCTATTTTGGAGGAACTAGATGTGGCTGATAGTACATTGTTTTTGAAGAACACTTGGAAATGGTTGGCACTAGCAAAGAAATCTTTGGATAAAAAAACTATGATTTCGGAGGGGATAGATTTGGGGTACCAAGGTGTTTTGGGTATTTGGAAAGGGATTGAAGAGTTGAATAAACAGAAATGTACCATGACAGATGAACTCATTTCAGACAATTGGTTGTCGCAGGCGGTGAAGGTTATAGTATcttcaaaaaataaaaagattTCTGGGATTACCATACCTCATGACAGCGAAAGGAAAGCGCAACGAAAGTTATGTTTAATAGTATGTGGTTGGTATTTTACCGAGTCTGagtttgaagaaaaattgcaattattgatatcCCTTGGATATTATGAGAAAGCCGCTGGTTGGGCGGTGTTTCATGGCGATGTTCCCAAAGCTATTAGCATTTTGTCACACGCAAAGACTGAAAGATTGCGTCTTATAGCAACTGCAGTTGCAGGTTATCTTGCTTACAAAAACTCTCATGTGAATAGTCCTTGGAAAGATCAATGTCGTAAGATGGCACTAGAGTTGGATGACCCTTATTTGCGAGCAATCTTTGCTTTTATTGCTGATGATGACTGGTGGGATGTTTTGGATGAATCCTCTTTGTCATTAAGGGAACGATTGGGTATTGCTTTGTGTTTTCTTTCCGATAAGGATTTAGGGGTTTATTTGAACCGAATCGCAGATACAGTGGTTAACCGGGGAGAGCTCGAAGGTTTGATATTGACTGGTATTACGCCAAGAGGGATTGATTTGTTGCAGAGCTATGTTGACAGAACCACAGATGTGCAGACAGCCTCTTTAATTGCATCTTTTGCATGTCCTCGGTATTTTGTTGATGCGAGAGTAACTCATTGGACCGATTGTTACAGGAATATGCTCAATAGTTGGGGATTTTTTGGAGTGAGAGCAAAATTCGATGTGGCAAGAACCAAATTATCAAAGACATTTGGTGGACAGACGACAATTAGGGCCGCCCCGAAACAGGTGTATCTACAGTGCAATCGTTGTAATAAGAATATTTCCAAAGTAAAATCCAACCCTGGTAATAACCAAGTCTTgttgaaacaacaatttaataAGTTCAACAGCTTGAACAAGTTCAATGACATTATAAATGCATGTCCACATTGTGGTGCTCCATTACCAAGGtgttcaatttgtttattgtcGTTGGGGTCAGAATTGCCATTGGAACCGCTGGATAAGATAGAAATTGCCAATAACCAGTCCTCAAATATTGTTCCCAGgattgaaaacaaattcaatcTGTGGTTCAGTTTTTGTCTTACATGCAATCATGGGAGTCATGCTTATCATGCCGAAGAATGGTTTTCCAAACATTACGTATGCCCTGTCCCAGATTGTAATTGTCGTTGCAATAGTAAGTAg
- a CDS encoding bud site selection protein rax1 homologue, putative (Similar to S. cerevisiae RAX1;~In S. cerevisiae: protein involved in bud site selection during bipolar budding; localization requires Rax2p; has similarity to members of the insulin-related peptide superfamily), with amino-acid sequence MYNEKYASDFPNSHYLSNLNNLNGTNQSIHLNRLPTLGEILANKSKSPVDLFTFYQFMKDVEGKIDYLDFWFDLINHLNLCKHYVKGLRDSIIRQSSTFHQQQQQQQQQQGHQIISSSQPQPQQQDLSYESPAAAAGFRHSMAISEKSNRKSLSSSILLDLIINDNILEENDSHRLSAFLRGDINLDNLDPKLKDLIEQYNAEAESNSKHSSRVDSVARSSPSYVSNPIMSSVPIASPQQPYLHQDRKTSSHSLLVHDEDDENNHSYYENQLDIGRADKAVSASKYISLQSENKDVFGKEQENERYQHPTNPFADTSAINTQKKRASAINPSLLEKLIKDSPASNGTHSFITRENLRESSHQLLLKYFVEDSEKNLNLPSNLNSQIIKAIEVDGRDDPDVFNYVKNFVFNKLENEHLPKFLDFMATRNINHSNFWRIILGFFFLFIGFWVSFIMVFLNYRKGLRPVIIIPYFLAFYFLISSIYLIDPVMAWMGISETFSKSNGRSIMKIREKFIYRFIVKRSLWVLFLVLIFTAIFTVLFSLVPGHRL; translated from the coding sequence ATGTATAACGAAAAGTATGCGCTGGATTTTCCAAATTCACATTATTTGTCCAACTTAAACAACCTAAATGGAACCAATCAATCGATCCATCTTAATAGATTACCAACACTAGGGGAGATATTGGCCAACAAGTCAAAGTCCCCAGTAGATTTGTTTACCTTTTACCAATTTATGAAAGATGTTGAAGGTAAAATTGACTACTTGGACTTTTggtttgatttaattaaccACTTGAACTTGTGTAAACATTATGTCAAAGGGTTAAGAGATTCTATTATAAGacaatcatcaacatttcatcaacagcaacaacagcaacagcaacaacaaggacatcaaataatatcGTCACTGCAACCACAGCCTCAACAGCAAGATTTGTCGTATGAATCACCAGCAGCCGCTGCAGGGTTCCGCCACTCGATGGCCATTTCGGAGAAGTCAAATCGAAAATCATTGAGCTCATCTATTCTATTGGACTTGATTATCAATGACAATATACTTGAAGAAAACGACTCGCACAGATTATCGGCATTTTTAAGAGGTGACATAAACTTGGACAATCTAGAtccaaaattaaaagacTTAATCGAACAATACAATGCCGAAGCTGAATCCAATTCCAAACATTCATCTCGAGTGGATAGTGTGGCTAGGTCTTCACCAAGTTATGTGTCAAACCCTATAATGAGTTCGGTACCGATTGCAAGTCCCCAACAACCATATCTACACCAAGATCGAAAAACTAGTTCGCATTCGTTGTTGGTtcatgatgaagatgatgaaaacAACCACTCCTACtatgaaaatcaattggataTTGGTCGAGCAGATAAGGCAGTCAGTGCATCCAAATACATTTCCTTACAATCAGAGAATAAAGATGTTTTCGGAAAGgaacaagaaaatgaaCGTTATCAACATCCAACCAACCCATTTGCCGATACTAGTGCCATAAATACACAGAAAAAACGTGCTTCCGCTATCAACCCTTCtttattggaaaaattgattaaggACTCCCCAGCATCAAACGGAACACACTCTTTTATCACCAGAGAAAACTTACGTGAATCGTCGCATCAATTGCTTTTGAAGTATTTTGTTGAAGACTCAGAAAAGAATCTTAATTTACCATCTAATTTGAATTCCCAAATCATAAAGGCAATTGAAGTTGACGGACGTGATGACCCAGATGTATTCAATTATGTGAAAAACTTtgttttcaacaaattggaaaatgaaCATTTGCCCAAGTTTTTGGACTTTATGGCTACCAGAAACATCAACCATTCCAATTTTTGGAGAATTATCTTAggattcttcttcttatttattggattttgGGTGAGTTTTATAATGGTATTTCTAAATTATCGGAAAGGTTTACGGCCAGTTATCATTATACCCTATTTCTTGGCCTTCTATTTTCTTATTTCGTCAATATATCTAATAGACCCGGTCATGGCATGGATGGGAATATCAGAAACGTTTTCCAAGAGCAATGGGCGACTGATTATGAAAATACGGGAGAAATTCATTTACCGATTTATCGTCAAACGAAGCCTTTGGGTgttatttttagttttgatATTCACAGCTATTTTCACCGTTCTTTTCAGTTTGGTTCCAGGTCATCGATTATAA
- a CDS encoding Ras-like protein precursor, putative (Similar to S. cerevisiae RAS1;~In S. cerevisiae: GTPase involved in G-protein signaling in the adenylate cyclase activating pathway, plays a role in cell proliferation; localized to the plasma membrane; homolog of mammalian RAS proto-oncogenes): MSLLLDSLHALTKNYDVCVIGSAHVGKSTLILHYIYHHFDESLYDLDAVYTKRIITPETNGKFREITIFESDFHIDMYTITRERHVLNANTIVLVYAIDDYQSFTALEDYYERINQLRPSIPISVIASKLDLDTTNREVSYYEGAEFAKRIGAVSFNECTRENVMGVNQAFESIANVAVKIQLSKDNPIDKIESKGGNDQNSNITTTPATTQSQSSNHSQRSSQESIVISNLTQHDNFSHRVNSNKKQSDIEENTPLATLTRQSTTLTSDLNSFTHIPQKPSTSFRQRKARLNQSSGPSTNPNQTHAEKKCCIIS; this comes from the coding sequence atgtCATTACTACTAGATAGCTTACATGCCTTAACTAAGAATTACGATGTGTGTGTTATTGGTTCAGCTCATGTTGGTAAATCAACCTTAATCCTTCATTacatttatcatcatttcGACGAAAGTTTATATGACTTGGATGCAGTGTACACCAAAAGAATAATCACACCAGAAACAAATGGTAAATTCCGGGAGATAACTATCTTTGAAAGTGATTTCCACATAGATATGTACACCATAACTCGAGAACGACACGTTTTGAACGCTAATACTATTGTCTTGGTATATGCCATTGATGATTACCAATCCTTTACTGCATTAGAAGATTATTATGAAAGAATCAATCAACTTAGACCTCTGATTCCCATATCAGTGATAGCATCAAAATTAGATTTGGATACGACAAATAGAGAAGTTTCTTATTATGAAGGAGCTGAATTTGCCAAACGAATCGGTGCTGTATCATTCAATGAATGTACTCGTGAAAACGTAATGGGGGTAAACCAAGCATTTGAGAGTATTGCCAATGTGGCAGTGAAAATCCAATTAAGCAAAGATAATCCCATTGATAAAATCGAACTGAAAGGCGGCAACGATCAAAATTCTAATATCACTACTACTCCTGCTACCACCCAATCGCAAAGTTCAAATCATCTGCAACGATCACTGCAAGAGCTGATAGTTATAAGCAATCTCACACAACATGATAATTTCTCACATCGAGTCAATCTGAATAAAAAGCAATCTGACATCGAAGAAAACACTCCATTAGCAACACTAACTCGCCAATCGACGACCTTAACCAGTGATTTAAATAGTTTTACCCATATCCCACAAAAACCATCTACATCATTTCGTCAAAGAAAAGCTCGATTAAACCAATCATCTGGCCCATCAACAAATCCCAATCAGACACATGCTGAAAAGAAATGTTGCATAATATCATAA
- the PKC1 gene encoding protein kinase C, putative (In S. cerevisiae: protein serine/threonine kinase essential for cell wall remodeling during growth), with protein MSTSQPLQQNPEQVVNDIRQKIEKERKIIQGFNDVKRNTNNPEVIQKCKSKIIESQSMIDYYQETMNKLTRQMQRLNTNSSSRTASRSSVVSEYKPSYSNFDLIKYECPSLGNKIQFMLQYLEFKLQVENKYSEANRKLSHLYLMDGDKSSSNAAEGGRAESDQRIQLLEKALKKYQKFSINDHEFDHDYEIMDSTKHSRKLLTGRLTVSITCIRDVDHIATALSKKRETVVVIKVDDLEKARTKPSKNDNWNEEMVIDVDKSHEIELAVMDKQNGIYVPVAVNWFSLFDLAEEIRKKKVAKDQGSSGWLPAANLPQTSGSGIGTGTGSSMTGGASYGATSPLPAHNDLGPSVSPSNDAKENKVSVSTWLSLEPGGQMLINLNFEKSITNGKQFRGPLGRHGAIRQKKEEIFEKHGHQFVQKQFYNIMSCALCGEFLRYTGYQCQDCKFLCHKKCYQKVVTKCISKSGSDYDAAQLNHRIPHRFEPITNHGTKCCCHCGYILPWGKKNVRKCTECGVMCHAQCTHLVPDFCGMSLQMANEILATIESTKVSPKKAQQHHRNHSHAKPLPPKPPIESKPSMDSEETLHNEPSYKSLRPASVIHQDTSFVSKLPTTVQNKYQEPVELPPHQQNQVLPSSRRREHGSADLSFEAGYGQQQHQYHRDHHHQDQHQNVPQIVVEDHQHYNSLDTADVEMEESKDNFDNFDYNNKYTENEILTDVQQEQVRSPFADQIQGVPDATHVKQQNQQVQQVKQVQQQELGHQRTHSSGKSGKSKRRKRKFGLDDFQFLAVLGKGNFGKVMLAESRHTLKLCAIKVLKKDFIVENDEAESVKSEKRVFLTANKEMHPFLLNLHCCFQTENRIYFVMEYISGGDLMWHIQKNRFTAKRAKFYACEVLLGLKYFHDNGIVYRDLKLDNILLTTKGHIKIGDYGLCKENMWHKSTTSTFCGTPEFMAPEIVAGKSYDRSVDWWAFGVLLFQMLLCQSPFKGDDEDDIFNAIENDEVKYPINLSRQTVLVLQALLTKDPSQRLGSGPRDAEEIMEHPYFHDVNFDDVLNCRIPAPYIPEVQSEHDYSNFDKEFTSETPRLTPVETVLTSEMQEQFRGFSHISDNATI; from the coding sequence ATGTCGACGTCACAGCCGTTACAACAAAATCCAGAACAGGTTGTGAACGATATTAGacaaaaaatagaaaaagaacGGAAAATCATTCAAGGTTTCAATGATGTTAAAAGAAATACCAATAATCCAGAGGTGATTCAGAAAtgtaaatcaaaaatcattgaatcTCAATCAATGATTGATTACTATCAAGAAACCATGAACAAGTTAACTCGACAGATGCAGCGTTTAAATACTAATTCCAGTTCACGGACAGCTAGTAGGAGCTCTGTCGTTTCTGAATACAAGCCATCGTACtccaattttgatttgattaaataCGAATGTCCTTCACTTGGTAATAAGATTCAATTTATGTTGCAATATTTGGAATTTAAGCTCCAAGTTGAAAACAAGTATTCAGAGGCCAACAGAAAGTTATCTCATCTTTATCTTATGGATGGCGACAAATCTTCTAGTAATGCTGCTGAAGGTGGTAGAGCTGAGAGTGATCAAAGAATTCAGTTGTTAGAAAAAGCGTTGaagaaatatcaaaaatttaGTATTAACGACCATGAATTTGATCATGATTACGAAATAATGGATAGTACAAAACATTCGAGAAAATTGCTAACTGGTAGATTGACTGTTTCAATTACATGTATTAGAGATGTTGATCACATAGCTACTGCTTTATCTAAGAAGCGGGAGACGGTTGTGGTTATTAAGGTTGATGATCTCGAGAAAGCTCGGACAAAACCGTCgaaaaatgataattgGAACGAGGAAATGGTGATTGATGTTGACAAAAGTCATGAAATAGAACTTGCTGTAATGGATAAACAAAATGGAATTTATGTTCCCGTTGCGGTAAATTGGTTTTCACTTTTTGATTTAGCAGAAGAGATACGTAAAAAGAAGGTTGCCAAAGATCAGGGTTCTAGTGGATGGTTACCTGCAGCCAATTTGCCTCAAACTAGTGGCTCTGGTATTGGCACTGGTACGGGTTCAAGCATGACAGGTGGGGCTAGTTATGGAGCCACTTCGCCTCTCCCAGCTCACAATGATTTAGGGCCTTCGGTATCTCCTTCGAATGACGCTAAAGAGAATAAGGTTCTGGTTAGCACTTGGTTGAGCTTAGAGCCAGGTGGTCAAATGTTgattaatttgaattttgaaaaGTCAATAACTAATGGCAAGCAGTTTAGAGGACCACTTGGACGTCACGGGGCCATTCGTCAAAAGAAGGAAGAgatatttgaaaaacatGGTCATCAGTTTgttcaaaaacaattttataatatCATGTCGTGTGCACTCTGTGGAGAGTTTTTACGTTATACGGGTTATCAATGTCAAGattgtaaatttttatGCCACAAGAAATGTTATCAAAAGGTTGTTACCAAGTGTATTTCCAAGTCAGGTTCAGATTACGATGCTGCTCAGTTGAACCACCGTATTCCACATAGGTTTGAGCCAATTACAAACCACGGTACTAAATGCTGTTGTCACTGTGGTTATATTTTGCCATGGGGTAAAAAGAATGTTAGAAAGTGTACTGAGTGTGGTGTCATGTGCCATGCCCAATGTACACATTTGGTTCCTGACTTTTGTGGTATGTCGTTGCAAATGGCCAATGAGATTCTTGCAACTATTGAGTCGACTAAGGTTTCGCCAAAGAAAGCACAGCAACACCATCGCAACCACTCGCATGCCAAGCCATTGCCACCTAAACCACCGATTGAGAGCAAACCATCTATGGATTCAGAAGAAACTTTACACAACGAACCGTCGTATAAATCTTTGCGACCAGCGTCAGTAATTCACCAAGACACTAGctttgtttcaaaattgCCGACCACAGTTCAGAATAAATATCAGGAACCAGTAGAGTTGCCACCGCATCAACAGAATCAAGTCCTTCCTTCTAGTAGACGTCGTGAGCATGGGCTGGCTGATCTTAGTTTTGAAGCGGGTTATGGTCAACAGCAACACCAATATCATCGagatcatcatcaccaagACCAGCATCAAAATGTACCTCAGATAGTTGTTGAAGATCATCAACATTACAATTCATTGGATACTGCCGACGTTGAAATGGAAGAGTCTAAAGATAACTTTGACAACTTTGACTATAATAACAAGTACACTGAGAATGAAATTCTTACTGATGTTCAGCAAGAACAAGTCCGTAGTCCTTTTGCAGATCAAATACAAGGTGTTCCCGACGCAACACATGTGAAACAACAGAATCAGCAGGTGCAACAAGTGAAACAAgtgcaacaacaagaacttGGACATCAACGTACCCATTCATCAGGGAAATCTGGAAAGTCCAAGCGTCGCAAAAGAAAGTTCGGATTAGATGATTTCCAGTTCTTGGCTGTTTTGGGTAAAGGGAATTTTGGTAAAGTTATGTTGGCTGAGTCGAGACATACTTTGAAATTATGTGCCATCAAAGTATTGAAGAAAGAtttcattgttgaaaatgatgagGCTGAAAGTGTTAAATCGGAGAAGCGGGTATTTTTGACTGCTAATAAGGAGATGCATccatttttgttgaatttacattgttgtttccaaacagaaaatagaatttattttgttatGGAATATATTTCTGGTGGTGATTTGATGTGGCATATTCAAAAGAATCGATTTACTGCGAAAAGAGCCAAATTTTATGCTTGTGAAGTATTATTGGGGTTGAAATATTTCCATGACAATGGGATTGTTTACcgtgatttgaaattagaCAATATATTGCTCACAACCAAGGGGCATATTAAGATTGGTGACTATGGGTTATGCAAAGAGAATATGTGGCATAAAAGCACCACATCGACGTTTTGTGGTACTCCAGAGTTTATGGCGCCAGAAATAGTGGCGGGTAAGTCATATGACCGAAGTGTTGATTGGTGGGCATTTGGTGTATTGTTGTTCCAGATGCTTTTATGTCAATCTCCATTCAAGGGggatgatgaagatgatattTTCAATGCTATTGAGAATGATGAAGTTAAATATCCTATAAATTTATCTAGACAAACAGTATTGGTGCTACAAGCATTATTGACAAAGGATCCGTCGCAACGTTTGGGTAGTGGACCAAGAGATGCTGAAGAAATTATGGAACATCCTTATTTCCACGATgttaattttgatgatgtaTTGAATTGTCGAATTCCGGCTCCATACATACCAGAAGTTCAATCAGAGCATGATTATTCTAACTTTGATAAAGAGTTTACTTCAGAAACACCAAGATTGACACCAGTGGAAACAGTTCTTACTTCTGAAATGCAAGAACAGTTTAGAGGGTTCTCCCATATATCTGACAATGCGACGATCTAA